ATGTATAAGGGAATGCAGTTGTGGTCAAACTGTAGTTGTTATTTTGTATGCTTACATTGTAGAAACCAGATGAGAGCATTACTCCTACAAGGGATTTAGTCATGGTATTATTTGTTATATTGATGTTTCCTGCACCATATGCTGTTATTGAACTTAATGCGCAATTTAAGATAGTGTTGTTGTAGACATCATGTCCTGCAGAGTGCATTAAATAGATACCTTCACTGGTACCATTAATCAAGTTTCCACAAACTGTGGCATTAGGACCAAGTCCGTGCCTTACATCAATACCATGATTAGCACAATTTAAGACAGTATTATTTGTTATTAATGCGTATGCTGAACCAAAACTGATAATACCTGTGGTGGTCATATTGCTGACATTATTGTTATTGATGATTACGTTTGGACATACGTTGGAATATATTCCCCATGAGGAGAAATTCAGGTTGTTATTGTATATATTAAGTTTACTTGCATTTTGTGCATAGATCAATGTATTGTTGTAACCTATGCTGCTGGCTGAATTGGCCATGCTTGTTATATTAAATCCGGATATGGAACATTCTGCTGCATTTAAGAAATAAAAAGCTGCTGTATTGTTTATGCCCCTATTCTGTACAGTTGAAGGGATATAACTCCAGTTGATGATAGCTTTTATTGCTGTTCCACCTGCTGCACCTGCTAAATTCAGTGTTTTATTTATCACTAGAGATATGTTATCATATTCGCTTCCTAGAAATTTTATTGTGTCTCCTGATTGTGCTCCATCAATAATGGACTGGATTTCTGTATTAGTTGCTCCATCTTTCACAGTAACTGTAGCTGCAGAAGCACTGGAAATTCCAGAACCGATAATCGATAGGAAAACAAGGAAGACTATTAAAGACTTCATACTTTTATTCAATTTTATCCTCTCCCATCTTATATAATATAAAAAGAATAATTATGGAGCATCATATTTATACATATCGATAGGGGGATTTAATGGGGCTTATATCTTAATATAATATTTATTGGTGTACATTTAATAATTTAAAAGGCCTAAAATTGCTTATTTTTGATCTAAAATAAGTTAAATCTAGTTTATTATATAAAGAATAAATTTGCCAATCGTCAAGTATAAATATATAAATCAGCTAAACTTAATCCTGATTAAAGGGCAAATACTTAAGAAAATGAATAATTAAGATTTAAAAAAGTGTATTACCGTCTTAAAAATAATCAGTATTTACAAAATGTGATAAAATGAGTTTAGATTCTTTTAAAAATATAAATTTCTGTTCGATATTTTTACTGTTATCTATCGTCATTTTTCTTGGAATAAGCTTGAATCCGGTTTCGGCAGCTACTATTAATGTGAGCTCGGGACTACAGAATTATGACATTCAATCATTAATCGATGGAGCACAGTCAGGGGATACCATTAATTTCATGGGAAACAGTTACAGCAATATCTCTTTAATAATAAACAAAAAATTGGACATCATTAGCCATATAAACACGATTATCCGTAGTAATAATTCTATTGGTATTAATGGATCTAGTATGGGGCTAACAGAAACGTTTGCTTTCTATTTTGCTAAAAATAGTTCTGGAAGTGTAATTTCAGGCTTCAATATCCTGACCAATTCAGACTATGGTATAATTGCCCAGAATGCTAAAAACATAACCATTAGTTCTAATAATATTTCTGGAGGATATAAAGGTTCAATTAAGTTAAATAATGTTTCCAATGCTACTGTCAGTAAAAATGATCTGTTTAACTCTAAAGGAAATGGTATAAACATTGAAAATTCTAAAAAAATAACTGTAAATGAAAATCAGATATCAAACAATACTTACTCCGGAATACATGTTTATAATTCAGATAATATTAATGTAAAAAAAAGTAATGTTTCAAATAATACTTTAAGTGGAATATCGATTTATTCTTCTAAAAATGTTTCTGTTAAAGACAATAACATCAATAAAAACGGGCATGGTGTTTATTTATCGGGTACTGATAAAGTTAATGTTTCTTACAATAAGATCAGTAACAATCGGTTAAATGGTATAACTTTAGAGGATACGACAAAAAACACTTATATTTCTAAAAATAATGTCACTGGGAATTTAAATGGATTATATATAGATTCTTACAGTGTCAATGATACAGTATGTAATAATTATTTTACAGACAGCCATAAATCTATTTTTGCCGGTTTAGATGTATCTGAAACAGGAAATGGAATTATTGCCGGAACTTATTATCAGGAATCTAATTCATTGATTAAAATTGAGGATAATAGTATAACAAATAATGAACAGTTTTCTATTAGAGGTTCTCCAGCATTATCCCATGATTTTGTAGTAGGAGCTAACTGGTACGGTACCAATGACCCTAGTCAGACTCATGTATGTCCTATGGTGGGGATGTGCGGTATGTTATTTTCAGATCAAGTAGGTTCGTTGGATTTCGTCGATGAAGATACCAATAAAAATAATCAGACAGGTGGAAAAACAAATTCTGGTAATGGCTCTTCTATTGGTAATGGTAATGGTACTAGTGGAGGCAATAATAACGGTTCTTTTCTTGGTAGTGGTAGCGGAACTGCTAACGGTAATGGGACCGGATCTGGAATTGGATTATTTGGAAATCTTGAATCTAAGGGGTTAAGTGGAGGATCAAGTGGTGGAAAAAATGGTGTGGAAGTATCAATTAAAAGCACTATAAATGCGATAAAAAGTAATCCTTATGCTAGTCTAGGAATATTGGCTCTTATAGTGTTGATTGCAGTAGGCTATTTTAAACGAGATAAGTTCAACTAAAGTGGTATTTTATAAAATTCGTGTATTATAATTGTTGAAACGTATAAAATGGTTGTTAATACCGTTAAAATTGATTAAAGCTTTTTTCAACGGTTAACAATTATTCTATATGAATGATAATTATATATTGTAATAACTGAAATGTAAGAGATAATCAAAACAGATTATATATTCTTTATTTCACTTTTAATTTTTTAATATATTGTTTTAAAACTTCAAATTTAATTTTTATTCTTTTATGTAGGAGATAGTTAGAAAAATAGAGAATTATTTAATATAACTTTTTTTGGGAGTGTTTTCAAATTAAGTGAACTTCATAAGATAATAAGTAAATTATAATAAATAATAAAAAAATATTGGATTTTGGAAAAAGGGTACTGAATTGGTTTTAAGTTAAAATAATGATCAATATAAGGATATGAAAATTAAAAATCAATAAATTAGGTTATATTAGTGTAATTCTGGTATTACAAAATAACTCATTTTTTGAAAAATAAGGATAAAATTTATATAAGGTGACGCTCTACTTTAAAATATCATTATAAATCATTAATAATTAAAGCAAACTTTATATAATGGTGGAACCCTATCTAAACTATCATTATAAATCATTACTAATTTGGTGATTACTGTGACACCGAAAAACAAACCTAAAGAATTCAAAAATGATTTTTGGAAGTCAAAAAATTTCAAAGTCTCAATTGGTGAAATAGTTGAAAAAAAGGAAGTGGAAACAGCTCCTGAATCGATGGGGCCGACCCCTAAACCTAATGTAACTGATTTAAGATCTTGGGACATGAAATTACTGGAAAGATATGAACCATTCTACGCACCTTTCTGTGATATGTGCTGTTTATGTACATTTGGAAAGTGTGATTTAACTGGTAAAAAAGGGGCATGTGGAATTGATATACAGGCTCAGCAAGCAAGAATAGTGCTTTTAGCCTGTTGTATTGGGACGGCTGCTCATGCTGGACATGCACGTCACCTTGTTGACCATTTAATAGAAAAATATGGGGCTGATTTTGCAATTGATCTTGGAATGAATATAGACATAGAAGCTCCATTGATAAGGACACTTATAGGTAAAAAGCCTAAGAAACTGGGCGATTTAAAAGAAGTACTTAGTTATACTGAAGAGCAATTATCACACCTTCTTTCAGCCTGCCATACTGGACAGGAGGGCAGTCATCTTGATTTTGAATCAAAAGCAATGCATGCAGGACTTATGGATGACCTTGCAAGAGAGGCAGGGGATCTTGCACAGATTGTAGCCCTTGGAATGCCTGAAGGGGATGAAAATGCTCCTTTAATAGAAATGGGGCTTGGAACAATTGACAGCAAAAAACCTGTAGTTCTGTGTATAGGGCATAATGTAGTCCCAGGTGCTGGAATAATGGACTATATGGAAGATCATGGTCTTGAAGAAGATGTAGAAGTGTGCGGGATATGCTGTGCCGCTATTGATATTTCAAGATACAATAAAGCAGCTAAAGTGGTAGGGCCACTTTCAAAGCAGCTTAAATTCATTAGAAGTGGTGTTGCAGATGTAATAGTTGTTGATGAGCAATGTATACGGACAGATGTGCTTGAAGAAGCCGTAAAAAATAAAGCAGCAGTCATAGCCACTACAGATAAAATGTGTCTTGGACTTCCAGACCTTACAGATGAAGATGCAGATGAAATAGTTTCAAAACTTGTTTGCAGGGAGATTGATGGGGCTTTAATACTTGATCCTGAAAAAGTTGGTGAAGTTGCCACAAGGGTAGCAATGAAAATTGCAGATGAACGTGAAAACCTCAAAATACTTCCAGATCTTGACGAAATTCAGGAAATGGCTAAAGAATGTACTGAATGCGGATGGTGTGTACGTGTATGTCCAAACGGTAAACCTATGATGGATGCAGTTGTTGCAGCTGGTAAAGGCGATTTTTCTAAATTTGTTGAGCTGTACGAATACGACACATGTTATTCCTGCGGCCGGTGTGAACAGGAGTGTGAAAGGGAACTTCCGCTCATGTCAATGATTACCAAGGTGGGAGAACACTACATAAAAGACCAGAAGTACAATATGAGGGCAGGTAGGGGGCCAGTTCAGGATGTTGAAATAAGAAGAGTAGGTGCCCCAATTGTTCTTGGAGATATTCCTGGAGTTATAGCATTTGTAGGGTGCTCAAATTATCCTGAAGGCGGTTTAGAAGTTGCAAAAATGGCAGAAGAATTCCTCGAGCGAAATTACATAGTTGTAACTACTGGTTGTGGTGCAATGTCTATAGGGGAATACAGAGATGAGGAAGGAAAAACACTCTATGAAAGGTATGGTGGAGAATTCGATGCTAAAGGTCTTGTAAACATGGGTTCATGTGTTTCAAATGCCCATGTTTCAGGTGCATGTATAAAGATAGCCAATATTTTTGCTCAGAAACCCCTTGAAGGAAACTTCGAAGAAATCGCAGATTACATATTAAATAGAGTGGGTGCATGCGGTGTTGCATGGGGTGCTTATTCCCAGAAAGCTGCCGCAATAGCAACTGGAGTTAACAGATGGGGAATACCCGTTGTTGTAGGACCGCACGGATCTAAATATCGTAGACTTTACTTAGGAAGAACCGATAAGAAAGAAAAATGGAACCTTAATGATTTAAGGTCTGGTGAAGTAATTGAAGGAGAACCAGCACCTGAGCACTTGATGTACGCAGCTGAAAACCGCGGGGAAGCAACCGTGATGATTGCAAAATTATGTATAAGGCCTAATGACACTCCAAAAGGAAGACAGATAAAATTAAATCATTATATAGACCTTCACAAGAAGTATTTTGGTATTATACCTGATGACATCTCTAAATTTATAAGAAATGAGAAAGACATCCCTATAACCTACAAGAAAGACGTTATGAATATGCTGGAAGAGGCAGGCTGGGAACCACGTGCACTTCCGCAGGAACCATCCACAATGGCCTTTAGGGAAAAAGCAAGGGGTAAATGATTGCATAAAAGGTGATTAAATGAATGAAAGAGTAATCCCATGGCAACCGACAGTTATAGCCGGCCCAAAACAGGCGCTGCTTGTAACTCCAGAAACGGCAGAAATGATGCTTAAAAAAGCAAAAAGGCCTTTAATGGTAATGGGGCCTCTTGTAAAAGATAGTCCTGTATTATCACTCGCCGTACTAATTGCAGAAAAGTGGAATATTCCAATTGTAAGTACTGGAGATATGTTTAAAACACTAAATGAAGCAGATATTAAGAGCAAGCCTTATGGAGTAGTTGAAATTGTAAATCTTCTTAAAGATCCAGATTGGGGAGGAATAAATGGAGAAGGACAGCATGATTTAGTCCTGTTTATTGGTGTAATTTATTATATAGGTTCTCAGGGACTTTCAACCCTGAAGCACTTTGCACCTCACCTTAAGACACTTACACTCTGTAAATTTTTCCATTCCAATGCAGACGCATCGTTCCCTAATATGAAAGATGAAGAATGGATCAAATATCTTGAAAAATTAGCAGAATAACTTATAAAGCGAATAAGAATCATGGAGGAATTTAATGTTTGAGGATATACCTGTTGATGTTAGCCCAATGTATGAAGGAGAACGTATAAGATCAGCAAATATGTTTGTTGAACTTGCAGGCCCTAAATCTGTCGGTGCAGAACTAATTCAAGTTGCAGACGGCGTTGAAGACGGCAAGATAGAAGTCGTAGGTCCTGAACTCAGTGACATGAAGGAAGGGGAAATCTATCCTTTCGGGATACTTGCACAAATTCAAGGAGAAAAACTCGAAAAAGAGTTAGAAGGAGTTATCGAACGTAGGATACATGAACTATGTAACTATGTTAAAGGTTTCATGCACCTGAACCAGCGAGACCAGATATGGTGCCGTGTGAGTAAAGAATCAGTAAATGCAGGATTTAAGCTTGAAGATCTTGGAAAAGCGCTTTCAATTCTCCTTAAGGAAGAGTTTCCAATCATAGAAAAAATATCAGTCAGCATACTTACAGAAGAAAGCGAAGTAGAATCATTCTTAGAAACAGCACGAGCACAGTATGAAGTAAGAGATGCAAGGGCAAGAGAATTGAGCGATGAGGATGTTGATGTATTCTACGGTTGTACAATGTGCCAATCATTTGCACCAAGTCACGTGTGTATTGTTACACCAGATAGAACCGCACTTTGTGGAGCTATAAATTGGTTTGACTGCAGAGCTGCAGCTAAAATGGATCCTGATGGGCCAATATTTGAAGTAGAAAAAGGTGAAGTTTTAGATGATGTAAGGGGTGAGTACAGCAATGTAAACACTGTCATGGCTGAAAAATCACAGGGTATAACTGAAAGAGTATATTTACACAGTGTATTTGAATATCCTCACACTTCATGTGGGTGTTTTGAAGCGGTCGCATTTTATATTCCTGAACTTGATGGAATTGGAATAGTAGATCGTGACTTTAGGGGAGAAACTCCGCTTGGAATTCCATTTTCGGCAATGGCTGGGCAGTGTTCTGGTGGAAAACAGGTAGAAGGATTTACAGGGCTTAGTCTAGAATACATGAGATCACCTAAGTTTTTACAGGCAGATGGAAGTTATGAAAGGATAATTTGGCTCCCAAAAGAGATAAAAGAGTCTCTAACTGATTTCATACCTGAAGAGTTATTTGATAAAATTCCAACTGAAGAGGATGCATCAAGCATTAAAGAAATCCGAAGATTCCTGCGCGAATCAGAACATCCTGTAATTGAAAGATTAAAAGCATCTAAAGCAGCTGCAGCAGAACCTGAAATTGTGGAAAATGAAACAGAAGAAGTTGAAGTATCTGAAGCTCCAATGGCCCAGATTGCATATGCACCTGAAATTTCAGTGCCGGCAGCTGGTGGAGTTAGAATAATACTTAAAAACGCTAAAGTCTACGCTGAAAAGATAATAATCAAAAGGAAATAGCTTTAAATTTAAATGAGAGGTAGCTTAGTGATAATAGCAGTAAGTGGAAAGGGGGGAACTGGTAAAAGCATGATTACTTCCCTCATTGTTAGATCCTTAAAATCATGTGGTAAAGATATATTGGCGATTGATGCGGATCCTGATTCCAATTTACCAGAAGCCCTTGGAATAGATGTTGAAAAGACGGTAGGTGATGTTAGAGAAGAGCTCAAAAAGGACACTGCAGCAGGCAATATCCCTAAAGAATCAAATAAGTGGGACATACTTGATTATAAAATCATGGAATCCATTGTTGAAACTCCTGATTTTGATCTCCTTGTAATGGGAAGGCCAGAAGGAAGCGGCTGTTACTGCGCTGTAAATAACATGCTCCGAAAGATCATTGAAACACTTACCTCTAACTATGATATAATTGTCATTGATACAGAGGCAGGACTTGAGCATTTAAGCAGGAGAACAACTCAAAATGTTGATATCATGCTTGTAGTGACTGATAGATCAAAAAGAGGGATTTTAACAGCAAAAAGGATCGGTGACCTTTCAGACGAACTTGATATCCAGTTTAAAAAGATGTATTTAATATTAAACCGTGCTGTCCCTGGAAAAGAGGAAGAAACAATTAAAAAAATTAATGAAATTGGACTGGACCTTATTGGAACAGTATATGAAGACGAAACTGTTGCTGAATATGATATTGAAGGAAAACCATTGATGTACCTTCCAGATGATTCTGCATCTGTAACTGCAGTTTCTGAAATTGTTTCGAAGGTTTTAGATTTAAACGTATAACAAAAAATTGAAGGATGTGGGTTTATGGATAAAATGACACAACTTCTTAAACTACTTGAAAAAACAGATTCTATAGAAATAAATGAATTTAGAATGGACTTTGAAGAATTAGAACTTCAAATAATGCCAGCTATTCAGCAGGCTGTTCAAAGGGTCGAAAGACAGGTTGAACAGGCAGGAATAAAAGAAGGAATAATATCGGAGATTGAAGAATTTTCACCTCCAATCCACGAATACCCCGGATCGGTAGCAGAAGTTCAGCTTGGTGCGGGTTCAAGAAAGCCAGTATTTTTAGGAGGACAAAACGCACTGTACCGTTTTGAAGAACCTCAGCCAAATCCTCCTGTTGTTACATTTGATGTTTTTGATATTCCGATGCCCGGGCTTCCAAAACCGATAAGGGAACATTTTGAAGATGTTATGGAACATCCTGGTGACTGGGCTAAAAAGGCCGTTAAGGACTTTGGAGCCAATATGGTAACTATACACTTGATTGGAACTGGACCAAAAGTTATGGATAAAACTCCTCAGCAGGCTGCAGCAGATATTGAAGAAGTTTTACAGGCTGTAGATGTACCTTTAGTTATAGGTGGTTCCGGTGACCCGCAAAAGGATCCAATTGTTCTTGAAGCAGCAGCAGCAGCTGCTGAAGATGAAAGATGTCTTCTTGCATCAGCAAACATGGATTTAGACTACAAAAAAGTTGCAAAAGCAGCAGTAGACTACAATCATGCGGTTCTCTCATGGGCTATAACAGATATCAACATGCAGAAAACCTTAAACAAATACCTTATGAAAGAAGGTTTAACTCAAAATGATATTGTAATGGACCCTACAACATGTGCACTTGGTTACGGTATTGAATTTTCAATAGATGTTATAACCAGAACAAGACTCGCCGCACTTAAAGGAGATACAGACTTACAAATGCCAATGTCTTCCGGAACAACCAATGCATGGGGTTCTCGTGAGGCATGGATGAAAAAAGAAGAATGGGGACCAACTGAGTACAGGGGACCAATCTGGGAAATAGTAACTGGACTTACCATGATGCTTTGTGGTGTTGATATATTTATGATGCTCCATCCACAATCCGTAAAAATGCTAAGGGAAATTGGAGAAACATTTACAAAAGAATATATGACCACAGAAGTTCCAGATATCTCAAACTGGATTACTCAACTGGGGTAAAAGGAGGTTTTAAAATGGCCGTTACTGCAATGGATGTTTACAGACTACTTCCAAAAACAAACTGTGCAAAATGTGGAGAGGCATCGTGCATGGCATTTGCCACAAAACTCTCTGAAAAAGAAACAGATCTTGAACTATGCACACAACTTTCAGCTAATGAAGCTGATAAACTTGCAGATGTATTAGCACCTGCTGTAAGAGAAATAATGATAGGTAAAGGCAATAAAGCCATGATGGTTGGTGGAGATGAAGTCCTTTACAGATATGAACTAACTTATTACAATCCAACTCCTCTTGTAATTGATATAAGTGATGACATGGACCCTGCTGAATTTGAAGAGAGGGTCAAAAAGATAGAAGGCACTGAATTTGAAAGAACCGGAGAATTACTCACACTTGATGCTATAGCACTTAGAAATAAGTCCGGTGACGTCTCAAAATTCAAAGAGGCTGCAGAAAAACTTAAAAGTTCTAAACTAGCGTTAGTATTATGTTCATTTGATCCAGAAGCTATGAAAGCTGCACTTGAGGCTGTTGGAGATGAACGTCCGCTGATCTATGGTGCAACAGAAAACAATATAGAGGAAATGGCGGCACTTGCACTTGAGTACAACTGTCCAATTGCACTATTTGTTCCAAATGACCTTGAAAAAATGAAGGAACTCTCAAGAATCTTGAGGACTAAAGGAATTAAGGACATAATCCTTGACCCTGGAACCTTTGTAAATGATGGAATTGGTGATACCCTTGATAACTTTGTCATGATGAGGAGGCTTGCAGTTGAAGAAAGAGATGATGATTTCAGATTCCCAATTTTAGGAGTTCCAGCAATTGCATGGCTTGATAATGGTGAAGATGATATTAATACTGCGATAAAAGAAGCTACAATTGCAGCCACACTTATGGATAAATATGCAGATATGATGATAATCCATGGAACTGAAATATGGGAGCTAATCCCTGTTTTAACATTAAGACAAAGTGTTTACACTGATCCAAGGAAACCTCAAGCAGTAGATCCTGGATTGTATGAATTTGGTGAAATAAATGAAGATTCACCTGTCGCTTTAACTACAAACTTTGCTCTCACCTATTACACAGTTGAGGGTGACCTGAAGGCCGGGAAAGCCAACGGTTATTTACTGGTACTTGATACCGAAGGTAGAGCTGTCGATGTGTCAGTAGCTGGCAGCCAGTTTAATGGTAAAGCCGTGGCAGATCTAATAAAAGAAACAGGTATTGAAGACAAGGTAAAAACCAGAAAAATGGTTATTCCCGGCCTTGGGGCACCAGTAAGTGGCGAAATCGAAGATGAAAGTGGATGGGAAATTTTGGTAGGACCAAGGGACTCATCAGCTCTGGCAGATTTCCTTAGAGAAAAAATGTAATTAGGTAGATAGTATGAAAACATTGATGGTAATTGACCCAAAAATGTGTTCTGAGTGTAAAGACTGTATCACCGCATGTGAAAAAGAACACGGAACCGCAAGGGCAAAAAAAAGCAGTTCAATTCCAATTTTCTGTCTGCAGTGTCATCCAGACAAAGCACCATGTGCTAGAATATGTCCAACTGGGGCCATAAAAGAGGAAGATGGAACTCTTATAGTGAACGAAGATGCATGTATAGTCTGCAAGCTCTGTTTGATAGCATGCCCTATAGGAATGCCAGTAATTGACGAAGATAAAAAAGCAGTTCAAAAATGTACTTTATGCATGGAATCTGACAGAATACTTCCTGCATGTGTTGAAGCATGTAAAGACAATGTTTTAAAGGTATTTTCAGTTGAAGAACTAGAAAAACTGAAGTCAGACGTTTCATTTGCAAAGGTTCTTGAAGAGACCCTAAAAATGTGTCAGGATAAGTTATAGAACTTATCCATCTATTTAATTTTTGATTCTGCATTTTAAGCTTAAATTTATTCTACTTTGGTTTGTAATTAGTTGATTTATTTTTTAATTTTACCGTCTACAATACAGATTCCCTCATTTTCCAGCATTTCTTTCTTCATTTCAGTACCACCGAAGAATCCACCCACATGTAAATCTGATTTTACAACGCGATGGCATGGAATTATTATTGGAAGATGGTTCCTGCCAATTGCAGTTCCAACTGCCCTGTAAGCTTTGGTTCCAATAGATTCTGAAATCTGTTTATATGTTCTAACTTCTCCGTATGGGATTTTTGCAACTTCTTGAAGCACTTTACTTTTAAAATCACTCTTATTAGGGATAACGGCTTCAAATTCTGTTTTTTTCCCATAATAGGCCATGCAAACATCTTTTGCATAATGTTCATATTCATCTGATAATTCAAAAGAAGTATATTCCTTTGAAATTTCGTCCAGCACACTTTTTTCATCTGTCTTTGGAAGGGTTGCCCTTAATATTTTTCCTTCACCAACTGCAACTGCAAAATACAGCTCTCCATCACTGTAGGTTGAAATTGTAACCTCGTTAGAAATTTGAATTCCCCCTTTTAATCAGTGCACTTAATGATCTGTAAACTAAAAATAAATTTTTCTATTTATCAAAATTAAATATACACTCTGAAATTATCTATTATAAGATCTATGTCTTCTTTAGCCCTTTCAAAACTTTCATGGCCTCCAGAGAACCATAAATAGTACAGTAAATCATCTATTTTAAATGAAATAACCATAATTTTGGTGGGTGCAATATCATTTACATTTTCACCAATTATAGTATGTACATCTATTCCTTCTGCTCTAAATTCCGTCTCAGATAGGATTGTGCTGTTTTGAATTATAAAAACATCTCTAATTGTATCTGCAACTTCTTTTGATGTAAGATCACCTACATTGGTGTTTTTGTTGATGGAAAATGTGATATTGCCATTTGCAGAATTTCCTTTGACTATCTTCTTTTTATTTGCAGTAGAAATTACTTCCCATGATCCTGGATAGTCAAATGATATTTCTCCGTCATCATAGGTTAGAATCTGCGTTGCATTTTCCATTTCTTTTAATGCTTCTTCCACTTTAACACGTACATAAATATAAGGATCATCCAAAGCCTGAGTCAATGGTTTAAGTGCTTCTTCATCACCTATTTTCCCAAGGGCTTCTGCGGCTCTTCCCCTAACATATTTATTCCTGTCTTTAGTCCACCCAACAAGTATACTAATAAGGGGTTTAACCGCCCGTTTATCCCCTATTCTTCCCAGAGCTTCTGCGGCCCTTCCTCGAATATGCCAGTCCTCATTTTTTAAAAGATCTATAAGAGGTTCAACAGCAACATTTTTCATTTTTCCAAGGGCAACCACGGCTTTCCATCTAACGTCATTGTCTTCATCGTTCAAGGCATCCATTAGACTTTCAATTGCTCTTTCATCCCCTATTTTTCCAAGTGCATCTGCAGCATACTTTCTAACGTGCCATTCATCATCACTTAAAGCTTCTATTAGACTATCTACTGCCCGCCCGTCCCCTATTTTTCCAAGTGCAGAAGCAGCAAATCTTCTAACTGCCCA
This genomic window from Methanobacterium veterum contains:
- the cdhC gene encoding CO dehydrogenase/CO-methylating acetyl-CoA synthase complex subunit beta, whose amino-acid sequence is MFEDIPVDVSPMYEGERIRSANMFVELAGPKSVGAELIQVADGVEDGKIEVVGPELSDMKEGEIYPFGILAQIQGEKLEKELEGVIERRIHELCNYVKGFMHLNQRDQIWCRVSKESVNAGFKLEDLGKALSILLKEEFPIIEKISVSILTEESEVESFLETARAQYEVRDARARELSDEDVDVFYGCTMCQSFAPSHVCIVTPDRTALCGAINWFDCRAAAKMDPDGPIFEVEKGEVLDDVRGEYSNVNTVMAEKSQGITERVYLHSVFEYPHTSCGCFEAVAFYIPELDGIGIVDRDFRGETPLGIPFSAMAGQCSGGKQVEGFTGLSLEYMRSPKFLQADGSYERIIWLPKEIKESLTDFIPEELFDKIPTEEDASSIKEIRRFLRESEHPVIERLKASKAAAAEPEIVENETEEVEVSEAPMAQIAYAPEISVPAAGGVRIILKNAKVYAEKIIIKRK
- a CDS encoding ATP-binding protein; this encodes MIIAVSGKGGTGKSMITSLIVRSLKSCGKDILAIDADPDSNLPEALGIDVEKTVGDVREELKKDTAAGNIPKESNKWDILDYKIMESIVETPDFDLLVMGRPEGSGCYCAVNNMLRKIIETLTSNYDIIVIDTEAGLEHLSRRTTQNVDIMLVVTDRSKRGILTAKRIGDLSDELDIQFKKMYLILNRAVPGKEEETIKKINEIGLDLIGTVYEDETVAEYDIEGKPLMYLPDDSASVTAVSEIVSKVLDLNV
- the cdhD gene encoding CO dehydrogenase/acetyl-CoA synthase subunit delta, whose amino-acid sequence is MDKMTQLLKLLEKTDSIEINEFRMDFEELELQIMPAIQQAVQRVERQVEQAGIKEGIISEIEEFSPPIHEYPGSVAEVQLGAGSRKPVFLGGQNALYRFEEPQPNPPVVTFDVFDIPMPGLPKPIREHFEDVMEHPGDWAKKAVKDFGANMVTIHLIGTGPKVMDKTPQQAAADIEEVLQAVDVPLVIGGSGDPQKDPIVLEAAAAAAEDERCLLASANMDLDYKKVAKAAVDYNHAVLSWAITDINMQKTLNKYLMKEGLTQNDIVMDPTTCALGYGIEFSIDVITRTRLAALKGDTDLQMPMSSGTTNAWGSREAWMKKEEWGPTEYRGPIWEIVTGLTMMLCGVDIFMMLHPQSVKMLREIGETFTKEYMTTEVPDISNWITQLG
- the acsC gene encoding acetyl-CoA decarbonylase/synthase complex subunit gamma, translating into MAVTAMDVYRLLPKTNCAKCGEASCMAFATKLSEKETDLELCTQLSANEADKLADVLAPAVREIMIGKGNKAMMVGGDEVLYRYELTYYNPTPLVIDISDDMDPAEFEERVKKIEGTEFERTGELLTLDAIALRNKSGDVSKFKEAAEKLKSSKLALVLCSFDPEAMKAALEAVGDERPLIYGATENNIEEMAALALEYNCPIALFVPNDLEKMKELSRILRTKGIKDIILDPGTFVNDGIGDTLDNFVMMRRLAVEERDDDFRFPILGVPAIAWLDNGEDDINTAIKEATIAATLMDKYADMMIIHGTEIWELIPVLTLRQSVYTDPRKPQAVDPGLYEFGEINEDSPVALTTNFALTYYTVEGDLKAGKANGYLLVLDTEGRAVDVSVAGSQFNGKAVADLIKETGIEDKVKTRKMVIPGLGAPVSGEIEDESGWEILVGPRDSSALADFLREKM
- a CDS encoding 4Fe-4S dicluster domain-containing protein, with product MKTLMVIDPKMCSECKDCITACEKEHGTARAKKSSSIPIFCLQCHPDKAPCARICPTGAIKEEDGTLIVNEDACIVCKLCLIACPIGMPVIDEDKKAVQKCTLCMESDRILPACVEACKDNVLKVFSVEELEKLKSDVSFAKVLEETLKMCQDKL
- a CDS encoding MGMT family protein, producing the protein MLDEISKEYTSFELSDEYEHYAKDVCMAYYGKKTEFEAVIPNKSDFKSKVLQEVAKIPYGEVRTYKQISESIGTKAYRAVGTAIGRNHLPIIIPCHRVVKSDLHVGGFFGGTEMKKEMLENEGICIVDGKIKK
- a CDS encoding HEAT repeat domain-containing protein; translated protein: MAIGKIKPNIDRLEKTRDVEGLISALKFNDCNIRKEAAAALKKIGDSRALFPLIDVLEYKEWHEYYAVMGSVRETAAEALGVLRDRRAVEPLIKALNDKDEEVRWKAAWALGNIGDMRAVDPLIYLLHDKSWAVRRFAASALGKIGDGRAVDSLIEALSDDEWHVRKYAADALGKIGDERAIESLMDALNDEDNDVRWKAVVALGKMKNVAVEPLIDLLKNEDWHIRGRAAEALGRIGDKRAVKPLISILVGWTKDRNKYVRGRAAEALGKIGDEEALKPLTQALDDPYIYVRVKVEEALKEMENATQILTYDDGEISFDYPGSWEVISTANKKKIVKGNSANGNITFSINKNTNVGDLTSKEVADTIRDVFIIQNSTILSETEFRAEGIDVHTIIGENVNDIAPTKIMVISFKIDDLLYYLWFSGGHESFERAKEDIDLIIDNFRVYI